A portion of the Eubacterium maltosivorans genome contains these proteins:
- a CDS encoding YceD family protein produces MIINVLKLLNDETLNYEFRLFQDDLKGYGDDYEGKLDENGALVKGSIKKLGATEFLMKFTLTGVIVYPCARCLTPTPVSSVFEFEDTIETDPGTETIDMVPYVEECLFINEPFKVLCDEDCKGLCPSCGANLNQEQCSCGDESDIDPRMEALKKLL; encoded by the coding sequence ATGATTATTAATGTTTTAAAATTATTAAATGATGAAACCCTGAATTATGAATTTCGTCTGTTTCAGGATGATCTCAAAGGATATGGGGACGATTATGAGGGCAAGCTGGATGAAAACGGCGCTTTGGTAAAGGGTAGCATCAAAAAGCTCGGAGCTACTGAGTTTTTGATGAAGTTTACCTTGACCGGAGTGATTGTTTACCCCTGCGCCCGCTGTCTTACACCCACCCCCGTTAGCAGTGTCTTTGAATTTGAGGACACGATCGAAACGGACCCGGGTACGGAGACCATTGATATGGTGCCCTATGTTGAGGAGTGTCTCTTTATCAACGAGCCGTTTAAGGTTTTGTGTGACGAAGACTGTAAGGGGTTATGTCCAAGTTGTGGAGCAAACTTAAATCAAGAACAATGCAGTTGCGGGGATGAATCGGATATTGATCCGAGGATGGAAGCCCTTAAAAAGCTACTGTAA
- the rpmF gene encoding 50S ribosomal protein L32 — MAVPKSKISKSRRDKRRTHYKLNIPGMSVCPKCGEIKLPHRVCKSCGTYKDVNVMIED, encoded by the coding sequence ATGGCAGTACCAAAGAGTAAAATTTCTAAATCTAGAAGAGACAAGAGAAGAACACATTACAAACTGAATATCCCTGGTATGAGCGTATGCCCAAAATGTGGTGAAATCAAATTACCACACCGCGTATGCAAATCCTGCGGAACTTATAAAGATGTAAATGTAATGATTGAAGACTAA
- the plsX gene encoding phosphate acyltransferase PlsX, translating into MNIFVDAMGGDNAPVEIVKGAVDAVKEYGVPLTLVGKEDIVKQELAKYTYPQDKIKVLHAETVIGFDEEPAMAIRRKEDSSLVVALNAMKGDPDSVLISAGSTGALLSGGLLKLGRIKGIKRPALAAALPKDGGVVLLIDTGANADCKSEYLEQFAMLGHVYFESVLGKKNPKVGLVNIGSEEEKGSMMVKEAYQLLKNSDLNFVGNVEARDIPTTDVDILVCDGFTGNIVLKLLEGLSSYLMKGIKKSIMGSAKGKIGGVLIKNDLKQFKKQFDSDEAGGAPFLGVKGGIIKAHGSSGAYAIKNAINQSIKFIDNDVLGKITAKLQEEKAVKEQEKE; encoded by the coding sequence GTGAATATATTCGTCGATGCAATGGGCGGCGACAACGCGCCGGTCGAGATTGTCAAAGGCGCGGTGGACGCCGTTAAGGAGTACGGCGTGCCCCTCACCCTTGTGGGTAAGGAGGACATCGTAAAGCAGGAGCTGGCAAAATATACCTATCCACAGGATAAGATAAAGGTGCTTCACGCAGAAACCGTCATCGGCTTTGACGAGGAGCCGGCAATGGCGATCCGCCGAAAAGAGGATTCCTCGCTGGTGGTGGCCCTAAACGCCATGAAGGGCGACCCGGACAGTGTGCTCATCTCAGCGGGCAGCACAGGTGCGCTGCTTTCCGGCGGGCTTCTTAAACTGGGAAGGATCAAGGGGATCAAGCGTCCCGCGCTGGCGGCTGCCCTGCCAAAGGACGGCGGCGTGGTGCTGCTCATTGATACCGGAGCCAACGCAGACTGCAAGTCTGAGTATCTGGAACAGTTCGCCATGCTGGGACATGTCTATTTTGAGAGCGTTTTGGGTAAAAAGAATCCTAAGGTGGGCCTGGTCAACATTGGCTCTGAGGAGGAAAAGGGCAGCATGATGGTCAAGGAAGCTTACCAGCTGCTCAAAAACAGTGACCTGAATTTTGTGGGCAATGTCGAAGCCCGGGATATCCCCACCACCGATGTGGATATACTGGTGTGCGACGGCTTTACAGGCAACATTGTGCTCAAGCTGCTCGAGGGCCTGTCCAGCTACCTGATGAAAGGGATCAAAAAATCCATCATGGGCTCTGCCAAGGGCAAGATCGGCGGGGTGCTCATCAAGAACGACCTGAAGCAGTTCAAAAAACAATTTGACTCAGACGAAGCCGGCGGAGCACCGTTTTTGGGCGTAAAAGGCGGTATCATCAAGGCCCACGGCAGCAGTGGCGCCTATGCCATCAAAAACGCCATTAACCAGAGCATTAAGTTTATCGACAACGATGTTCTGGGCAAAATCACTGCCAAACTACAGGAAGAAAAGGCAGTTAAGGAACAGGAGAAAGAATAA
- the acpP gene encoding acyl carrier protein: MEEKFAKVQEIIAEQLELDPAKITMESSLMEDLEADSLDVIELVMAFEEEFGVKMPDEELENIKTVGDIVNALQ; encoded by the coding sequence ATGGAAGAAAAATTTGCAAAAGTTCAGGAAATTATCGCGGAACAGCTGGAGCTTGACCCGGCAAAGATCACCATGGAATCCTCTCTGATGGAGGATCTGGAAGCGGATTCTCTGGACGTTATCGAGCTGGTCATGGCCTTTGAGGAAGAATTCGGCGTTAAGATGCCCGATGAGGAGCTTGAAAACATTAAAACCGTTGGCGATATCGTAAACGCCTTGCAGTAA
- the rnc gene encoding ribonuclease III: MKRIEDRIAYTFKDKELLKVALTHSSHSGTTTNNERLEFLGDAVLELIISEYLYKYNKLSEGKMTKIRSNIVCAESLSQAASDLNLGDYMLLGKGEIVTGGRKRKSNLANAFEAVMGAVFLDSDYDTTKKVVLGTLEKNIELALSGGLIKDYKTELQEQIQKHSDNAIEYVLEKSEGPEHNKTFFIDLSFNGVVVSKGTGKSKKEAEQNAAKNYLFKDKKSE, translated from the coding sequence ATGAAGAGAATTGAAGATCGCATTGCTTACACATTTAAGGACAAGGAACTTCTGAAGGTGGCGCTGACCCACAGCTCACATTCAGGAACGACCACGAACAATGAACGCCTGGAGTTTTTGGGGGATGCAGTATTGGAACTGATTATCAGCGAGTATTTATATAAATACAACAAGCTTTCCGAGGGAAAGATGACGAAAATCCGCTCCAATATTGTATGTGCCGAATCCTTGTCCCAGGCCGCCTCTGACCTGAACCTGGGCGATTATATGCTCCTTGGCAAGGGAGAAATCGTGACTGGAGGCAGAAAACGCAAATCCAATCTGGCCAACGCCTTTGAGGCGGTGATGGGTGCGGTGTTTTTAGACAGTGACTACGACACCACCAAAAAAGTGGTGCTGGGAACCCTGGAAAAAAACATCGAGCTGGCCCTGAGCGGCGGCCTCATCAAGGATTACAAAACCGAGCTTCAGGAGCAGATCCAGAAGCACAGTGACAACGCCATCGAGTATGTGCTGGAAAAATCCGAGGGGCCGGAGCACAATAAGACCTTTTTCATCGACCTTTCCTTTAACGGCGTGGTCGTGAGCAAGGGCACCGGCAAGAGCAAGAAGGAAGCCGAGCAGAACGCTGCTAAAAACTATCTGTTTAAAGACAAAAAGAGTGAATAA
- the smc gene encoding chromosome segregation protein SMC, with protein MYLKKLALAGFKSFAEPVELEFSKGVSAIVGPNGSGKSNITDAIRWVLGEQSTKSLRGKKMEDVIFSGTEKKKPLSYAEVILTLDNTSGFTLDNLDEIVITRRLFRSGESEYRMNQKNCKLKDIHELFMDTGLGKNGYSLISQGGIENIIGASPQELRGIVEEAVGIVNYKTKKQEAEKKLENTQNNLERLKDILEEIEKQLKPLKAQSEKAKEYLELREALKKVDLMVFYHNMKDASEQLAAYEKQLAEIRFQIFEIEKKTEEKDRAFQAARGNIRGITEQADAMAEALEQLKKRIGACERELLITQGKSENESANAERLTQDLNAHLDEHSRCQAEYDGLAASRDAAAQAYAAESEALQKLVDEKSRHQAELEAEKLKQAEGVSLREEREQQRAVLNDTLLDLKTRLAGFTTRKSFHEDQLKRVSEEQARSSQLLADIKLEAEQNERIHARLAAETESLKTQAEAAEKKAQGLRNDYSVLENNYKVNLSQRDYLKSVQKNYSDYFPSIRTIMNSREHLGDMIDKVYGPVGELLSIPDRFTMAVDVALGAKSQNIVVEDVSTANQCINILKKQRAGRATFLPLDNLRYGRVEARDLEILSRAPGFEGIASELVAYGPRFKRVIESLLGRIVVAADFNAGRAIQKAIFGKYTVVTLEGEIFYPGGAIVGGYNKSGKQSPLFKKAEIEKLEAEMKRQDSEKIKLKAAYREAFKAYEGLKEAAKKAELRLNSVEQERWKISQNLETTKKRMAESDRIFMNLQDDAGSSLEKEKRLRETVAQKEAELAALEAEMEQDDTGSAEYIEVIRGAIEGLNRKISEGRVKLARDNEGIRSLEQQMAMIHSQIETCVGREKKVESEIRACRESSALHRTRCEVLKVETEELQAAVNEKRAALESFSAETREQTAISEALEQEIKDLNHQLILQNETKSNAEMAKNKLEMQMTHWEENIFESYDMNFVMVGDIYEALSRENLDLSPENQRSLKGRMAAMGNVNVGAIEEYLELNERYGFMSAQYKDLTKAKGELERIIDNLYESMERQFAKQFAELQKKFTRIFGILFEGGKAHIEYTDPENVLESGIELVAQPPGKNLRHISLLSGGEKSMIAIALLFSFLELNPSPFCVIDEIDAALDDHNIYRFTSYLEHIAADNQFIIITHRKSTLEACDAIYGVSMAKNGISKLVAVRLSDYIEPGA; from the coding sequence TTGTACCTGAAAAAACTGGCCCTGGCCGGCTTTAAATCCTTTGCGGAGCCCGTAGAGCTGGAATTTTCCAAGGGGGTATCGGCCATCGTCGGCCCCAACGGCAGCGGGAAGAGCAATATCACCGACGCGATCCGCTGGGTGCTGGGGGAACAGAGCACCAAGTCCCTGAGGGGCAAGAAAATGGAGGATGTTATCTTCTCCGGAACTGAGAAAAAGAAACCCCTCAGCTATGCAGAGGTCATCCTGACCTTAGACAACACCAGCGGCTTCACCCTGGACAATCTGGACGAGATTGTCATCACAAGACGACTTTTCCGCTCCGGCGAGAGCGAATACCGCATGAACCAGAAAAACTGCAAGCTCAAGGACATCCATGAGCTGTTTATGGACACCGGCCTTGGCAAAAACGGGTACTCCCTTATCAGCCAGGGCGGGATCGAGAATATTATCGGCGCCAGCCCCCAGGAGCTCCGCGGCATTGTGGAGGAGGCTGTCGGCATTGTCAACTACAAGACCAAGAAGCAGGAGGCCGAGAAAAAGCTTGAGAACACCCAGAATAACCTGGAACGCCTGAAGGACATCCTGGAAGAAATTGAAAAACAGCTGAAGCCTTTAAAGGCCCAGTCCGAAAAGGCCAAGGAATACCTGGAGCTGCGGGAGGCCCTGAAAAAGGTTGACCTCATGGTGTTCTACCACAACATGAAGGACGCCTCAGAGCAGCTGGCCGCCTATGAGAAGCAGCTGGCCGAAATCCGGTTTCAGATTTTTGAGATTGAGAAAAAGACCGAAGAAAAGGACCGCGCCTTCCAGGCCGCCCGGGGCAATATCCGGGGCATTACCGAGCAGGCCGACGCCATGGCAGAAGCCTTGGAGCAGTTAAAAAAGCGCATTGGCGCGTGTGAGCGTGAGCTCCTCATAACCCAGGGCAAAAGTGAGAACGAGTCCGCCAACGCCGAGCGGCTCACCCAGGACCTGAACGCTCACCTGGACGAGCACAGCCGCTGCCAGGCGGAGTATGACGGGCTGGCCGCCTCCCGCGACGCGGCCGCCCAGGCCTACGCGGCTGAGAGCGAAGCCCTGCAGAAGCTGGTGGACGAGAAAAGCCGCCACCAGGCCGAGCTGGAAGCCGAGAAGCTGAAGCAGGCCGAGGGCGTGAGCCTGAGAGAGGAACGGGAGCAGCAGCGGGCTGTGCTGAACGATACGCTGTTGGATTTAAAAACCCGCCTGGCCGGCTTTACCACCAGGAAAAGCTTTCACGAGGACCAGCTGAAACGGGTGAGCGAGGAGCAGGCGCGCAGCAGTCAGCTGCTGGCCGACATTAAGCTGGAGGCCGAGCAGAACGAGCGCATCCACGCCCGCCTGGCCGCAGAGACCGAGAGCCTTAAAACCCAGGCCGAGGCGGCTGAGAAAAAAGCCCAGGGCCTGAGAAATGACTACAGCGTGCTGGAAAACAACTACAAGGTAAACCTGTCCCAGCGCGATTATCTCAAGAGTGTCCAGAAAAATTACAGCGACTACTTTCCGAGCATCCGGACCATTATGAACTCCCGGGAGCATCTGGGCGACATGATCGACAAGGTCTACGGCCCGGTCGGGGAGCTTTTATCCATTCCCGACCGCTTTACCATGGCTGTGGACGTGGCCCTGGGGGCCAAGAGCCAGAACATCGTGGTGGAGGACGTGTCCACTGCCAACCAGTGCATCAATATTTTAAAAAAGCAGCGGGCAGGCCGGGCGACTTTCCTGCCGCTGGACAATCTGCGCTATGGCCGGGTAGAGGCAAGGGACCTGGAGATTTTGTCCCGAGCCCCGGGCTTTGAGGGCATCGCCTCCGAGCTGGTGGCATACGGCCCCCGGTTTAAGCGGGTCATCGAGAGTCTGCTGGGCCGCATTGTGGTGGCCGCCGACTTTAACGCCGGCCGGGCCATCCAGAAAGCCATCTTCGGCAAATATACGGTGGTCACCCTGGAGGGGGAAATCTTTTACCCCGGCGGGGCCATCGTGGGCGGTTACAACAAGAGCGGCAAGCAGTCGCCTCTGTTTAAAAAGGCCGAGATCGAAAAGCTGGAAGCCGAGATGAAACGGCAGGACAGTGAGAAAATCAAGCTCAAGGCCGCCTACCGCGAAGCCTTTAAGGCCTATGAGGGCCTGAAAGAGGCCGCCAAAAAGGCCGAGCTGCGTCTGAACAGCGTGGAGCAGGAGCGCTGGAAAATCAGCCAGAACCTGGAGACCACCAAAAAGCGCATGGCCGAGAGCGACCGTATTTTTATGAATCTGCAAGACGACGCGGGCAGCTCTTTGGAAAAAGAAAAACGCCTGCGGGAAACTGTCGCCCAGAAGGAGGCCGAGCTGGCCGCCCTGGAGGCGGAAATGGAGCAGGACGATACTGGCAGCGCCGAGTACATCGAGGTGATCCGCGGGGCCATCGAGGGCCTGAACCGTAAAATCTCCGAGGGGCGGGTCAAGCTGGCCCGGGACAACGAGGGCATCCGCTCCCTGGAGCAGCAGATGGCCATGATCCACAGCCAGATCGAGACCTGCGTCGGCCGGGAGAAAAAGGTGGAGAGCGAGATCCGGGCCTGCCGTGAGAGCAGCGCCCTGCACCGCACCCGCTGCGAGGTGCTGAAGGTCGAGACCGAGGAGCTGCAGGCAGCCGTCAACGAAAAGCGCGCGGCTTTAGAGAGCTTCTCCGCCGAGACGCGAGAGCAGACTGCGATCAGCGAGGCCCTGGAGCAGGAGATCAAAGACCTGAACCATCAGCTTATCCTGCAGAATGAGACCAAAAGCAACGCCGAGATGGCAAAGAACAAGCTGGAAATGCAGATGACCCACTGGGAAGAGAATATCTTCGAGAGCTATGACATGAACTTTGTGATGGTGGGGGATATCTACGAGGCCCTGAGCCGGGAGAACCTGGACCTGAGCCCCGAAAACCAGCGCAGCTTAAAGGGCCGCATGGCCGCCATGGGCAATGTGAATGTGGGGGCCATTGAGGAATATCTGGAGCTGAATGAGCGCTACGGCTTTATGAGCGCCCAGTATAAAGACCTGACCAAGGCCAAGGGCGAGCTGGAGCGCATTATTGACAACCTGTACGAATCCATGGAGCGGCAGTTCGCAAAGCAGTTCGCCGAGCTCCAGAAAAAATTTACCCGGATCTTCGGCATCCTCTTCGAGGGCGGCAAGGCCCACATCGAGTATACCGACCCCGAGAACGTGCTGGAAAGTGGCATTGAGCTGGTGGCCCAGCCGCCAGGCAAGAACCTGCGCCACATTTCCCTGCTGTCAGGGGGCGAGAAATCCATGATCGCCATCGCGCTGCTGTTCTCCTTCCTGGAGCTGAACCCGTCGCCCTTCTGCGTCATCGACGAGATCGACGCCGCTCTGGACGACCATAACATCTACCGGTTCACCAGCTATTTAGAGCATATTGCCGCAGATAACCAGTTTATTATCATCACCCACCGTAAGAGCACCCTGGAGGCCTGCGACGCCATATACGGCGTTTCCATGGCCAAAAACGGGATCTCCAAGCTGGTGGCGGTAAGGCTGTCGGACTATATCGAGCCGGGCGCTTAA
- the ftsY gene encoding signal recognition particle-docking protein FtsY: MSELTLYERMCEKLKKTKDSFMQKVENVVYYGDLDDDFFDELEETFILSDLGIETATKITETLREQIKETKTKAKQDVMDLLRQIMTEMVEVEKHETKLPVIMLVVGVNGVGKTTTIAKLAQKYKDQGKKVMVAAADTFRAAAAEQLDVWAGRVGVDIIKSVQGADPSSVVFDAIGAARARGTDILLCDTAGRLHNKVNLMKELEKITRIVDREGPDFSQHNLLVLDATTGQNALNQAKTFNDAVRLDGIVMTKMDGTAKGGVAIAIIDALQVPIEYVGIGEKPEDLIDFDAGEFVRMLYEK; the protein is encoded by the coding sequence ATGTCAGAACTGACCCTTTATGAGCGGATGTGCGAGAAGCTCAAAAAGACCAAGGATAGCTTTATGCAGAAGGTCGAGAACGTCGTGTACTACGGCGACCTCGACGATGATTTTTTCGATGAGCTGGAGGAAACCTTTATCCTTTCCGACCTGGGCATCGAAACGGCCACCAAGATTACCGAGACCCTGCGTGAGCAGATCAAGGAGACCAAGACCAAGGCCAAGCAGGACGTCATGGACCTGCTCAGGCAGATCATGACCGAGATGGTGGAGGTGGAAAAGCACGAGACCAAATTACCTGTGATCATGCTGGTGGTGGGCGTCAACGGTGTGGGAAAGACCACCACCATCGCCAAGCTGGCCCAGAAATACAAGGACCAGGGCAAAAAAGTCATGGTGGCCGCGGCCGATACCTTCAGAGCCGCCGCGGCCGAGCAGCTGGACGTGTGGGCAGGCCGCGTGGGCGTGGACATTATCAAGAGTGTGCAGGGGGCAGACCCGTCCTCTGTGGTCTTTGACGCCATCGGCGCCGCCCGGGCCCGCGGCACCGACATCCTGCTCTGCGACACCGCCGGGCGCCTGCACAACAAAGTCAACCTGATGAAGGAGCTTGAAAAAATTACCCGCATTGTCGACCGGGAAGGCCCGGATTTCAGCCAGCATAACCTGCTGGTGCTCGACGCCACCACAGGCCAGAACGCCCTGAACCAGGCCAAAACCTTTAACGACGCCGTACGCCTGGACGGCATCGTCATGACCAAAATGGACGGCACCGCCAAAGGCGGTGTGGCCATTGCCATCATCGACGCACTCCAGGTGCCCATCGAGTACGTGGGCATCGGAGAAAAGCCCGAGGACCTCATCGATTTTGACGCCGGCGAATTTGTGCGGATGCTGTATGAAAAATAA
- the ylxM gene encoding YlxM family DNA-binding protein, translated as MEKNVLERLLFDFYGELLTDKQKMIMDYYYNDDYNLAEIGDVVHVTRQGVYDVVKRSKAQMQAYEDKLKLVERFLKSQELIDGVILELEALLATELVTGHPALGSELTAIKEKMNRISEDY; from the coding sequence ATGGAAAAGAACGTATTAGAGCGGTTACTCTTTGATTTCTACGGAGAATTGCTGACAGACAAGCAGAAAATGATCATGGATTATTATTATAACGATGATTATAATCTGGCCGAAATCGGCGATGTGGTTCATGTCACAAGGCAGGGCGTCTACGATGTCGTCAAGCGTTCGAAAGCGCAGATGCAGGCCTACGAGGACAAGCTGAAGCTGGTGGAGCGGTTTTTAAAAAGCCAGGAGCTCATCGACGGCGTGATCCTCGAGCTGGAAGCGCTCCTCGCGACCGAGCTGGTCACAGGGCATCCGGCCCTGGGCAGCGAGCTGACAGCCATCAAAGAGAAAATGAACAGAATTAGCGAAGATTATTAG
- the ffh gene encoding signal recognition particle protein — protein sequence MIFEGLNEKFQNIFSNLKRKGKLSEADIKAASREIKLALLEADVNFKVVKQFTKAVSDRAIGEEVLKSLTPGQQFIKIVNDEMTKLLGGELQKMAFVDQGINIFMMVGLQGAGKTTTAAKIANLLRKEKKLKPLLVACDVYRPAAIDQLEILGKELDIPVYLNKDEKDPRVIAKKALEFAEAEGYDLVVIDTAGRLQIDETLMNELVDLKALLEPTEILLVVDGMTGQESVNVADEFNKQLEITGVVLTKLDGDTRGGAALSVTYTTGKTIKYIGTGEKLTDIELFYPDRMANRILGMGDVLSLIDKAQNMIDEEKARALEEKLRTQEFDLNDFLDQMQQLQNMGSMSELMEMVPGVNKKMLKGMNMDAAEGQTKQTEAIIRSMTPEERLKPGIINGSRRKRIALGSGTTVSDVNRMLKGFEQTKKMMKQMGAMQGKAKKGRFKLPFM from the coding sequence ATGATTTTTGAAGGCTTGAATGAAAAATTTCAAAACATCTTCTCAAACTTAAAACGCAAGGGCAAGCTGAGCGAAGCCGACATCAAAGCCGCCAGCCGCGAAATCAAGCTGGCGCTTTTGGAAGCCGACGTCAACTTTAAGGTCGTCAAGCAGTTCACAAAAGCTGTGAGCGATCGCGCCATCGGCGAGGAGGTCTTAAAATCGCTGACCCCGGGACAGCAGTTCATTAAAATCGTCAACGACGAGATGACCAAGCTGTTGGGCGGTGAGCTCCAGAAAATGGCATTTGTGGACCAGGGCATCAACATCTTTATGATGGTGGGGCTCCAGGGGGCGGGTAAAACCACCACCGCGGCCAAAATCGCGAACCTTCTGCGCAAAGAAAAGAAGCTTAAACCACTGCTCGTGGCCTGTGACGTCTATCGTCCCGCGGCCATCGACCAGTTAGAAATACTGGGCAAAGAGCTGGACATTCCCGTTTACCTGAACAAGGACGAGAAGGACCCCAGAGTCATTGCCAAAAAGGCCCTGGAATTTGCCGAGGCTGAAGGTTACGACCTGGTGGTCATCGATACCGCCGGGCGCCTCCAGATCGACGAAACCCTGATGAACGAGCTGGTCGACCTCAAGGCGCTGCTCGAACCAACCGAGATCCTGCTGGTGGTCGACGGCATGACCGGTCAGGAATCCGTGAACGTGGCCGACGAATTTAACAAACAGCTGGAAATAACCGGCGTTGTACTGACCAAGCTTGACGGGGACACCCGGGGCGGGGCGGCACTGTCCGTCACCTACACCACCGGGAAGACCATCAAATACATCGGGACCGGCGAAAAGCTGACCGATATCGAGCTTTTCTACCCCGACCGCATGGCCAACCGTATTCTGGGCATGGGCGATGTCCTGTCACTGATCGACAAGGCACAGAACATGATCGACGAGGAAAAGGCCAGGGCGCTCGAAGAAAAGCTGAGGACCCAGGAATTTGACCTCAACGATTTCTTAGACCAGATGCAGCAGCTTCAGAACATGGGCTCCATGAGCGAGCTGATGGAAATGGTGCCAGGCGTCAACAAAAAAATGCTGAAGGGCATGAACATGGATGCTGCCGAGGGACAGACCAAACAGACCGAGGCCATTATCCGCTCCATGACGCCCGAGGAAAGGCTGAAGCCCGGAATCATTAACGGCAGCCGCAGAAAGCGCATCGCGCTGGGCAGCGGCACCACCGTCTCCGACGTCAACCGGATGCTCAAAGGCTTTGAGCAGACCAAAAAGATGATGAAGCAGATGGGCGCCATGCAGGGCAAGGCCAAAAAAGGACGGTTCAAGCTACCGTTTATGTAA
- the rpsP gene encoding 30S ribosomal protein S16, protein MAVKIRLKRMGKKKKPFYRVVVADIRAPRDGKFIEEVGYYNPCVEPAELKLDAEAIKGWLANGAKPTDTVQALLKKENIIG, encoded by the coding sequence ATGGCAGTTAAAATCAGATTAAAAAGAATGGGTAAAAAGAAAAAACCTTTCTATAGAGTCGTTGTTGCGGACATCCGCGCACCAAGAGATGGTAAATTCATCGAAGAAGTAGGTTACTACAATCCATGCGTAGAACCCGCAGAGTTAAAGCTGGACGCAGAAGCCATCAAAGGCTGGTTAGCCAATGGCGCAAAGCCGACGGACACCGTTCAGGCATTACTGAAAAAAGAAAATATCATTGGATAG
- a CDS encoding KH domain-containing protein: MKKLVEIIAKALVDHPDAVVVNEIDKEQSIVLELKVADEDMGKVIGKQGRIAKAIRTVLKAAATKDDKRVVLEIVQ, translated from the coding sequence ATGAAAAAGCTTGTAGAAATCATTGCTAAAGCGCTGGTCGATCATCCGGACGCAGTTGTCGTCAACGAAATTGACAAGGAACAGAGCATTGTTCTGGAGCTCAAAGTCGCCGACGAGGACATGGGTAAGGTGATCGGCAAGCAGGGCCGCATTGCCAAGGCAATCCGTACGGTTCTCAAAGCAGCGGCTACAAAAGACGATAAACGCGTTGTACTGGAAATTGTTCAATAG
- the rimM gene encoding ribosome maturation factor RimM (Essential for efficient processing of 16S rRNA) — protein sequence MMKKETMVIGKILGAHGIRGELKVYPLTDDPGRFYGLDAVYLQDDKKRERREVELVRLHKGNVLLTLKDVNDRNQSEKLIGRTIAIDREDAVALEADEYFIEDMIGLEVSDPDGAPIGVVKDVIQTAGSVDNIEIKTPEKLVYVPARKIYFLKVDLEAGRITADIPEELMNL from the coding sequence ATGATGAAAAAAGAAACCATGGTGATCGGTAAAATCCTGGGCGCCCACGGCATCCGCGGTGAGCTCAAGGTCTACCCGCTGACCGACGATCCCGGCCGGTTTTACGGTCTGGACGCCGTCTATCTCCAGGACGATAAAAAGCGGGAGCGCCGCGAGGTAGAGCTGGTGCGCCTGCACAAGGGCAACGTGCTCCTGACCCTGAAAGACGTGAACGACCGCAACCAGAGCGAAAAGCTCATCGGCCGCACCATTGCCATTGACCGCGAGGACGCAGTGGCCCTGGAGGCAGACGAATACTTTATCGAGGATATGATCGGCCTGGAAGTCTCAGACCCGGACGGCGCGCCCATCGGCGTCGTAAAGGACGTGATCCAGACCGCCGGCAGTGTGGATAATATCGAGATCAAAACCCCGGAAAAGCTGGTCTACGTCCCGGCGCGCAAAATCTATTTCCTGAAGGTGGATTTAGAGGCAGGGCGCATCACCGCCGACATTCCAGAGGAACTGATGAACCTATGA
- the trmD gene encoding tRNA (guanosine(37)-N1)-methyltransferase TrmD: MKYYFLTLFPGLIHQYFGDSMMKRAVDSGVVDYTVIDIRDYSGNKHKKVDDYPYGGGAGMVMAAPPIAAALKSIEGWERYPVIHLSPGGRTFVQQDGEALSQAEGLIFICGHYEGIDERLIKAYVTDEYSIGDYVLTGGELPALTMADCIARHLPGFLGNNESLSEESFENGLLEYPQYTRPPVFEGREVPPVLLSGNHKAIADWRHEQAVEKTKARRPDLFEKWKRKQ; this comes from the coding sequence ATGAAATACTATTTCCTGACCCTGTTTCCGGGGCTCATTCACCAGTACTTCGGAGACAGCATGATGAAGCGAGCGGTGGACAGCGGCGTGGTGGACTACACGGTCATCGATATCCGGGATTACTCGGGCAACAAGCACAAAAAGGTGGACGATTACCCCTACGGCGGCGGTGCGGGCATGGTCATGGCCGCCCCGCCCATCGCCGCGGCCCTTAAGAGCATCGAGGGCTGGGAGCGTTACCCAGTCATCCATCTGAGCCCGGGCGGCAGAACCTTCGTCCAGCAGGACGGCGAAGCCCTGTCCCAGGCAGAGGGGCTCATCTTTATCTGTGGCCACTACGAGGGCATTGACGAGCGCCTTATCAAAGCCTATGTCACCGACGAGTACTCCATCGGGGACTATGTGCTCACCGGCGGCGAGCTGCCGGCCCTCACCATGGCCGACTGCATTGCCAGGCACCTGCCCGGCTTTCTGGGCAACAACGAGAGCCTGAGCGAGGAATCCTTTGAGAACGGCCTGCTTGAATACCCCCAGTACACAAGACCGCCGGTGTTTGAGGGCCGCGAGGTGCCCCCGGTGCTGCTCTCCGGCAACCACAAGGCCATCGCCGACTGGCGCCACGAGCAGGCCGTCGAAAAGACAAAAGCCCGGCGTCCCGATTTATTTGAGAAGTGGAAGCGGAAGCAGTAA